A DNA window from Brassica napus cultivar Da-Ae chromosome C1, Da-Ae, whole genome shotgun sequence contains the following coding sequences:
- the LOC125580109 gene encoding phenylalanine--tRNA ligase alpha subunit, cytoplasmic-like codes for MGKQVSRKVQHVEDKVKESLLQIQQGLELDKESLNSLKTRKLLVTQGWTGYSDVEKGPNYAPKRKIFATDLTRENLHIWKELEFKEYNFNAKGQPLDASYLHPLLKVSDSLSFCPSDQQSFMSELDSQVSTAFDPFADANAEDSGAGTKELLKSFTSSAMYLSVLCNSY; via the exons ATGGGAAAGCAAGTCTCTAGGAAG GTTCAACATGTTGAAGATAAAGTGAAGGAGTCTCTTCTACAAATACAACAAGGACTG GAACTTGACAAAGAAAGTCTCAACTCTCTCAAAACCAGGAAACTCTTAGTAACACA GGGATGGACGGGATATTCTGATGTTGAGAAAGGTCCTAATTATGCTCCCAAAAGGAAGATTTTCGCTACTGACTTGACTCGAGAAAATCTACACAT CTGGAAAGAGTTGGAATTCAAGGAGTATAACTTCAATGCTAAGGGACAACCTCTTGATGCTAGCTATCTCCATCCCCTTCTTAAG GTCTCAGATTCTCTGTCCTTTTGCCCATCAGATCAACAAAGTTTCATGTCTGAACTTGATTCCCAGGTCTCTACTGCCTTCG ACCCGTTTGCTGATGCGAATGCTGAGGACTCAGGTGCGGGAACAAAGGAGTTGTTGAAATCGTTTACTTCAAGCGCAATGTATCTTAGTGTTTTGTGTAACTCATACTGA
- the LOC106433417 gene encoding inositol hexakisphosphate and diphosphoinositol-pentakisphosphate kinase VIP2 isoform X1: MLTYNGERFWKPICGKPVNGGGMKGLFGKVSLCRISWLVYTVLCQGFKIGNRSSEFHPEVRRVRRECSFIYEELMPTVGTDVKVYTVGPEYAHAEARKLPVVDDVVMRKTCPYVKQVVEV, encoded by the exons ATGTTGACGTACAATGGTGAACGCTTCTGGAAGCCCATTTGTGGAAAGCCTGTCAATG GTGGAGGCATGAAGGGATTATTCGGCAAGGTATCTCTCTGCAGAATAAGTTGGCTCGTATATACAGTGTTGTGTCAAGGGTTTAAg ATTGGGAACCGATCAAGTGAGTTTCATCCTGAAGTCAGAAGAGTAAGGAGAGAGTGTTCCTTTATATATGAGGAGTTAATGCCCACCGTAGGAACTGATGTCAAG GTGTACACAGTGGGTCCTGAATACGCACATGCTGAAGCAAGAAAGTTGCCTGTTGTTGATGATGTTGTCATGAGGAAGACTTGCCCTTATGTAAAACAGGTAGTAGAAGTTTAA
- the LOC106433417 gene encoding inositol hexakisphosphate and diphosphoinositol-pentakisphosphate kinase VIP2 isoform X2: protein MKGLFGKVSLCRISWLVYTVLCQGFKIGNRSSEFHPEVRRVRRECSFIYEELMPTVGTDVKVYTVGPEYAHAEARKLPVVDDVVMRKTCPYVKQVVEV from the exons ATGAAGGGATTATTCGGCAAGGTATCTCTCTGCAGAATAAGTTGGCTCGTATATACAGTGTTGTGTCAAGGGTTTAAg ATTGGGAACCGATCAAGTGAGTTTCATCCTGAAGTCAGAAGAGTAAGGAGAGAGTGTTCCTTTATATATGAGGAGTTAATGCCCACCGTAGGAACTGATGTCAAG GTGTACACAGTGGGTCCTGAATACGCACATGCTGAAGCAAGAAAGTTGCCTGTTGTTGATGATGTTGTCATGAGGAAGACTTGCCCTTATGTAAAACAGGTAGTAGAAGTTTAA